The DNA segment TGTCACCGCCTATGTGGGCAATGTCCGCCACACCCGGCCGATTCCGCCGGGCAGTCTGGTCGAGGTGCAGGCGCGGATCATCCACACCGGCCGCAGCAGTATGCATGTGGCCGTCACTGTCTGTTCGGCCGATGTCAGCGACCACCGGTACTCGCCGGCGACCGCCTGCGTGTTGATCTTCGTCGCCAAGGACGCCGATGGCGCCAAGGCGACAGTGCCGGTGTGGGAACCGCTGACGGCTTCGGACCGCCAACTGGCCCGGATCGCCCTGGAACGCATCGAGCTGCGAACCGAGATCAAGACCCGGATGTTGGCCGAGGAGTTCACCGAGGCGACTGCGGCGCCGCGGACGACGCTGCGATTCCTGGTCCCTCCGTCGGTGGTGAACTGGGGCGGGAAAGCCCACGGCGGGACCGTCATGCGCTGGATCGACGAGGCCGGGTATGCCTGCGCCACGGCATGGCTGGGCCAGGGCCCCGAGCCTGCGGCGGCCGACTCGGCGATCGCGGTCTACTCCGGAGGAATCCACTTCCTCAACCCGGTACGGATCGGCGATCTGGTCGAGTTGGAGGCCAGAGTGCTCCACACGACCGAGCGGAGTATGCACCTGAGTGTGCTGGTCTGGTCGGCCGATCCGCGCCACCCCCGGGAGCGATCGCTGACCACCTTGTGCCAGACGATCTTCGTTGCTGCCGGTGATCATGGTGCGCTGCCGGTGCCGCAGTGGGATCCGGAACTGCCCGAGGATCGTCGCCACGCCGAGCACGTCACCGAGCTGATCGAACTGCGCAAACAGATTGCGCCGCTGCCGGTCGATCTCACCCTGCGGGCATGATCATCGGCTGAAGTATCTGCGCAACCTGGTCCGGCCGCCGGCCTTCGGTGTGGAGGACCCGGAGCCGAACCGGACCCTCGGCACCAGCGCAGCCAGCCGTCGGCTGCGGCAGACACCGAGCCACAGCCCGGCACCGTAGGCGAGGTCGTCCAACCGGCGAAGGATGCCGAAGCGCAGCAGGTCCAGTTCGGGTCGCTGCCGACGGTGGGCCGAGACGACATCGGTGAGGGCCGCGATCAGCAGCACGCGACGGGCGCGGACCGAGCACAGGGCGGCGAGCAGGGACAGCGGCCAGTAATGGCGAACCACCGCCGAGGACAGATGCCGCACCGAGGAGACCGTTGCCCTGCCCACCAGGTCGGCGGCCAGGAGCTGCGGATGCCGGTAACCATCCAGGCGCCGGGACAACCGGGCCATGGTGATCAACAAGGTGAGGGCCATGACCGGTGGCGACCAGCGACGCTGGGCCACCGCGGCGATCACGACCAGCAGCAACCATGGTGGCAGCTGTACCGGGCTGACCGCCTGGCGGTGACGCTGTGCCAACGGCGCCGCCGAGGTCCCGTAGAAGGCCTTCCGGGTCAGCCATTGCGCCATCCGTACCCGATGACCATGGTGCACCCGGGAGCGCGGCTCGTATCGCACCTGCCAGCCGGCCGACAGCACCCGCCAGACCAGATCGACGTCCTCGCCGCAACGCATGGACTCGTCGAAACCGTCGACCAGCAGCTCGCGCCGACCGAGCAGAGCGGCACTGGGCACATAGCTGATCAATCGGCCCGGGCCGACCGGCCCGGGGTCGGGACCCAGGTCCAATGACGATGCAGCGCGCTCGTAGGCGTGGAGAAGTCGATCAGCATCGGTGGCCGGCAGTCCGAGCACCCGGGGTGCGACCAGGCCGACCCCCGGATCGTCCAGATGTGCCCGCAACAACGCCAGCCAGCCCGGCTGCGGCACCACATCGGAGTCGACGAGGGCGACGAAGGCGGTGGTGCAATGGCGTACCCCCGTGTTGCGGGCCGCAGCAGGACCGCGATTGACCGGATGTCTCACCAGTTGTGCGCCGTGACGATGGCAGAGGACCGCGATCGGTTCGGGATCCGCCGATCCGTCGTCGACCACGACCACCTCCACACCCGCCAGTGCGGGAAGTAGTCGGGCGAGCTGTTCGGGCCGGTCCTTGATCGGGATCACCACGGTGATGTCGCCGGTCTCACCGGGCACCTGGCCGATCTGCGGATCGGCGAAGCCACCGTCCAACAACAGGCGGACCAGCCTGGCCTCGACGCCCGGCCGGGACCGCAGTCGCTGCTCGGCGGCCAACCGCAGCCCCGACCGCAGATGCATCACTCGGCCCGCGCTGCCCCCGACCAGGGTCCGGCCGTTGTCGAGCACCCGGGTGTGCCTGGACAACACGACCTCGAAGCCCGTCGGCGGTTGCCGCTCGCCGGGAGGAGCAGGCAGTGGCGGAGGGCCTTTGCTGCCGGATCCGGGAGCGTGGGCGGCGGTCGAACTCCGGTGAGTGCCGAGCAGGCTCATCGGCCGGCCACTTCGGCACCCAGCCGGCCGGCGGCCGAGGTCACCGGGGTGGTGATCGCCTCGACCAGCCGATCCACGATCCCGGCGAAGTGCTCGGCGCCGGCCTTCCCGGTGGCCCGGGTCGGATCGCCGAGGACGCCGCTGGCGCTGACCCCACGCACCCCGTCCAGCAGCATCGAAGGCAGCAATGCCGAGAGCGGCTGCGTCACTCCCGGAGCCATCGCGGGAAGATCGACCAGCTCGGGCCGCAGGTGCAGCACCAGCGAGGTCTCCCAGGCCCCGGCGTGGCTGTCACGGTCGTCGGCGGCCGACGCCGCTGGGGCGCAGGCGAAC comes from the Naumannella halotolerans genome and includes:
- a CDS encoding acyl-CoA thioesterase, whose amino-acid sequence is MGETAGRDDRITLRFMTTPADTAAGGRSVAAGSVMEWIDKAGYACAVGWSGAYCVTAYVGNVRHTRPIPPGSLVEVQARIIHTGRSSMHVAVTVCSADVSDHRYSPATACVLIFVAKDADGAKATVPVWEPLTASDRQLARIALERIELRTEIKTRMLAEEFTEATAAPRTTLRFLVPPSVVNWGGKAHGGTVMRWIDEAGYACATAWLGQGPEPAAADSAIAVYSGGIHFLNPVRIGDLVELEARVLHTTERSMHLSVLVWSADPRHPRERSLTTLCQTIFVAAGDHGALPVPQWDPELPEDRRHAEHVTELIELRKQIAPLPVDLTLRA
- the mftF gene encoding mycofactocin biosynthesis glycosyltransferase MftF (Members of this protein family, MftF, are glycosyltransferases, members of PF00535 (glycosyl transferase family 2). The encoding gene is found as part of the mycofactocin cassette, in Mycobacterium tuberculosis, many other Actinobacteria, and occasional members of other lineages. Mycofactocin itself, a putative redox carrier, is a heavily modified derivative of the C-terminal Val-Tyr dipeptide of the mycofactocin precursor MftA (TIGR03969).) produces the protein MSRHTRVLDNGRTLVGGSAGRVMHLRSGLRLAAEQRLRSRPGVEARLVRLLLDGGFADPQIGQVPGETGDITVVIPIKDRPEQLARLLPALAGVEVVVVDDGSADPEPIAVLCHRHGAQLVRHPVNRGPAAARNTGVRHCTTAFVALVDSDVVPQPGWLALLRAHLDDPGVGLVAPRVLGLPATDADRLLHAYERAASSLDLGPDPGPVGPGRLISYVPSAALLGRRELLVDGFDESMRCGEDVDLVWRVLSAGWQVRYEPRSRVHHGHRVRMAQWLTRKAFYGTSAAPLAQRHRQAVSPVQLPPWLLLVVIAAVAQRRWSPPVMALTLLITMARLSRRLDGYRHPQLLAADLVGRATVSSVRHLSSAVVRHYWPLSLLAALCSVRARRVLLIAALTDVVSAHRRQRPELDLLRFGILRRLDDLAYGAGLWLGVCRSRRLAALVPRVRFGSGSSTPKAGGRTRLRRYFSR